In one window of Hevea brasiliensis isolate MT/VB/25A 57/8 chromosome 10, ASM3005281v1, whole genome shotgun sequence DNA:
- the LOC110660146 gene encoding acylsugar acyltransferase 3-like, protein MIPITKPEIVSTEIIKPSCTTTADHPTIHSLSFFDQICSRIYVPLIFFYPKQKQSTYHLSSDDNAQKSTLLKKSLSAALSGYYPLAGRIRDDVTIDCNDLGVEFLETKIKCDLSEILKNPDDETIKLMFPDDLQYKDPILSSLIIVHVTFFDCRGIAVAICISHKILDMSAACYFIDEWADIARNPGEKKCPEFKIASFYPPIDLPVMEIYKPEKVKCISRRLVFKASKIAKLRAIVAKEVPNPTRVEVVTALVYKCAISAARASSGSLKSTAMHKAANLRARVIPPFPESSSGNLCGTFPVSTEEDSEIGLVWLARKIKKEKTEYCNSCGREMSAEEFCSFILEASTGLRSCHGIDQDVYLCSSLCRFPVYKVDFGWGKPAWVTTASCGVKNVITLMDTREGDGIEVLVTLEEKGMAALEHDVELLAFADINPSALPEIYKLNVLKHNPFSRL, encoded by the coding sequence ATGATTCCAATAACAAAGCCTGAGATAGTGTCCACTGAGATCATTAAACCATCCTGCACAACTACTGCAGATCACCCAACAATTCACAGCCTTTCTTTCTTTGATCAGATCTGTTCTCGCATCTATGTGCCACTTATTTTCTTCTATCCCAAACAGAAACAGTCCACTTATCATTTGTCAAGTGATGACAATGCCCAGAAATCCACTTTGCTCAAGAAATCCTTATCTGCAGCTTTATCTGGATATTACCCACTAGCTGGAAGGATCAGAGATGATGTCACAATAGATTGTAATGATCTGGGGGTCGAATTTCTGGAAACAAAAATCAAATGCGATTTGTCTGAAATCCTCAAAAATCCTGATGATGAAACAATTAAGCTAATGTTCCCAGATGATCTGCAGTATAAAGATCCAATCTTGAGTAGTCTCATAATTGTTCATGTCACTTTCTTTGATTGTAGGGGAATAGCGGTAGCCATTTGCATATCTCACAAGATCTTGGATATGTCAGCTGCGTGTTACTTCATCGATGAATGGGCTGATATAGCCCGAAACCCAGGTGAAAAGAAGTGTCCTGAGTTCAAGATAGCATCTTTTTACCCACCAATTGATCTGCCTGTCATGGAAATTTATAAGCCTGAGAAAGTGAAATGTATTTCAAGGAGGCTTGTTTTTAAGGCCTCAAAGATAGCCAAACTCAGGGCTATTGTAGCTAAGGAAGTTCCAAATCCCACACGAGTTGAAGTAGTGACGGCACTTGTATACAAATGTGCAATCTCTGCGGCTAGAGCAAGTTCAGGCTCCTTAAAGAGCACTGCTATGCACAAAGCAGCGAATCTACGTGCTCGGGTAATTCCACCATTTCCAGAAAGTTCTTCAGGAAATCTATGCGGGACATTTCCTGTGTCAACTGAGGAGGATAGTGAGATAGGATTGGTTTGGTTAGCAAGAAAGAtcaagaaagaaaagactgaatATTGCAATTCTTGCGGAAGAGAAATGAGTGCAGAAGAATTTTGCTCATTTATATTGGAGGCTTCGACAGGGTTAAGATCCTGCCATGGAATCGATCAAGATGTGTACTTGTGTAGCAGCTTGTGCAGGTTTCCTGTCTACAAAGTAGATTTTGGATGGGGAAAGCCAGCGTGGGTGACTACAGCTAGTTGTGGGGTGAAGAatgttattactttgatggataCAAGAGAAGGAGATGGTATTGAAGTTCTTGTGACTTTGGAAGAAAAAGGCATGGCTGCGCTTGAGCATGATGTGGAGCTTCTTGCATTTGCCGATATTAATCCAAGTGCCTTGCCggaaatttataaattgaatgTTTTAAAGCATAATCCATTTAGTAGACTATAG
- the LOC110660136 gene encoding acylsugar acyltransferase 3-like: MATNMQPQIVSREKIKPSSPTPNHKRIHTLSFFDQIFPRIYVPLVFFYPENDHTIAINDHNPKTDNVHKSTVLKSSLSAALALHYPLAGRIRDDFTIDCRDDGVIFLEAKAKCELSDILNHPREEILKLLFPDGLWYKDSILSSPLVVQITYFECGGISIAVCMCHKILDMSSMCSFMNDWASLARNSGQEIRPEFNIGSSYPAVNLPIMKPPKKVNCASRRLVFDASDIAKLKAIVANEVKNPTRVEVVTALLYKCAISASRASSGSLKPTVSHHAMNLRARVFPPLSERCSGNLIGLFPVSTMEDDREMEFVWLVKRLRQGKTQFSNTCSSETLSGKELCLFILESIKGLRGSCSCNDEDQEVYLFTSWCRFPLYEADFGWGKPEWVTTLCLEAKNFITVMDTREGDGIDAFVTLEEEAMAVFERDKELLDFASIY; this comes from the coding sequence ATGGCCACAAATATGCAACCACAAATAGTATCAAGGGAGAAGATTAAACCATCCTCTCCAACACCAAATCACAAAAGAATTCACACCCTCTCTTTCTTTGATCAGATCTTCCCTCGCATCTATGTCCCTCTTGTTTTCTTCTACCCTGAAAATGATCATACCATTGCCATTAATGATCATAACCCAAAAACAGACAATGTCCATAAATCCACAGTGCTCAAGAGTTCTCTATCTGCAGCCCTAGCCCTGCATTACCCACTAGCTGGAAGGATCAGGGACGATTTCACCATCGACTGCAGAGATGATGGAGTTATATTTCTTGAAGCCAAAGCCAAATGTGAGTTATCTGACATTCTCAACCATCCTAGGGAAGAAATCTTGAAACTCTTGTTTCCTGATGGCCTATGGTATAAAGATTCAATCTTGAGTAGTCCTCTGGTCGTTCAGATCACATATTTTGAGTGTGGAGGAATATCAATTGCCGTGTGCATGTGTCACAAGATCCTGGATATGTCAAGTATGTGTTCTTTCATGAACGACTGGGCTTCCCTGGCTCGAAACTCAGGCCAAGAAATACGTCCTGAGTTCAATATAGGGTCTTCGTATCCAGCTGTCAACCTACCAATCATGAAGCCTCCCAAGAAGGTGAATTGTGCTTCCAGGAGACTTGTTTTTGATGCTTCAGATATAGCCAAACTCAAGGCTATTGTGGCAAATGAAGTTAAAAATCCCACACGGGTCGAAGTGGTCACTGCACTACTATACAAATGCGCCATTTCTGCATCCAGGGCAAGTTCAGGGTCCCTGAAGCCTACGGTTTCTCATCATGCTATGAATCTGCGTGCCAGGGTGTTTCCACCATTGTCAGAAAGATGTTCAGGAAATCTAATTGGGCTTTTCCCAGTGTCCACAATGGAAGACGACAGGGAGATGGAGTTTGTTTGGTTGGTGAAAAGGCTTAGACAAGGAAAAACTCAGTTCTCGAACACCTGCAGCTCTGAAACATTAAGTGGGAAAGAATTGTgtttattcattttggaaagcaTTAAAGGGCTAAGAGGAAGTTGTTCTTGTAATGATGAAGATCAGGAAGTGTATCTATTCACTAGCTGGTGCAGGTTTCCCTTGTATGAAGCAGATTTCGGATGGGGAAAACCAGAGTGGGTGACTACACTTTGTTTGGAGGCGAAGAATTTTATAACTGTGATGGACACGAGAGAAGGAGATGGGATTGACGCATTTGTGACATTGGAAGAAGAAGCCATGGCCGTGTTTGAGCGTGATAAAGAGCTTCTTGATTTTGCCAGTATATATTAA